In Leucobacter sp. CX169, a single genomic region encodes these proteins:
- the dapF gene encoding diaminopimelate epimerase, which produces MTTLAFTKGHGTGNDFVLVTDPEGELSLSPEQISWLCDRHFGVGADGFIRAVRSRAIPEGAAVLAEEPDAEWFMDYWNADGTAAEMCGNGVRVYAHYLISEGLVAPERRDTLPIGTRAGVKDVLVGASGYTVDLGRWRLAPERLVAARGLEVARPGLGIDLGNPHVVTALAHEGELDAIDLGVAPVLDPTPENGANVEFVVAEEPLVSNGVARIKMRVHERGVGETLSCGTGTAAAALAFRHWGGEGMPNSWSVEIPGGRLAVRMFPTEEGEHVSLSGPAELVYRGEIQLPAL; this is translated from the coding sequence ATGACTACCCTCGCGTTCACCAAGGGCCACGGCACCGGCAACGACTTCGTGCTCGTCACCGACCCAGAGGGCGAGCTGAGCCTCAGCCCCGAGCAGATCTCCTGGCTCTGCGACCGGCACTTCGGGGTGGGGGCAGACGGGTTCATTCGCGCGGTGCGCTCGCGGGCGATCCCCGAGGGCGCGGCAGTGCTGGCGGAGGAGCCGGACGCCGAGTGGTTCATGGACTATTGGAACGCGGACGGCACGGCTGCCGAAATGTGCGGCAACGGGGTGCGGGTGTACGCGCACTACCTGATCTCGGAGGGCCTGGTCGCGCCCGAGCGCCGCGACACACTGCCGATCGGCACCCGCGCGGGCGTCAAGGACGTCCTGGTGGGCGCCTCCGGCTACACGGTCGACCTTGGTCGCTGGAGGCTCGCGCCGGAGCGCCTCGTCGCCGCACGGGGCCTCGAAGTCGCCCGACCGGGCCTCGGCATCGACCTCGGCAACCCCCACGTCGTCACGGCGCTCGCACACGAGGGCGAGCTGGATGCGATTGATCTCGGCGTGGCCCCCGTGCTTGATCCGACGCCCGAGAATGGCGCGAACGTTGAATTTGTCGTCGCGGAAGAGCCGCTCGTGAGCAACGGTGTCGCGCGCATCAAGATGCGCGTGCACGAGCGCGGGGTCGGCGAGACCCTCTCGTGCGGCACGGGGACTGCGGCGGCCGCGCTTGCCTTCCGACACTGGGGCGGCGAGGGCATGCCCAACAGCTGGAGTGTCGAGATTCCCGGCGGGCGCCTCGCGGTGCGCATGTTCCCCACGGAAGAGGGGGAGCACGTCTCGCTGTCGGG
- the miaA gene encoding tRNA (adenosine(37)-N6)-dimethylallyltransferase MiaA, with amino-acid sequence MTARTPPPLIAVVGATGTGKSALALALAEALADAEALGAEVINADAMQLYRGMDIGTAKLPVSERRGIPHHLFDVLQVREEATVAAYQPAARAAADEIGERGNVPILVGGSGLYVNSALYDFRFPGADPVVRARLEADLIERGLRALVDRLRALDPAAETTVDLQNSRRVVRALEVLEVTGHPIAESLPEAPVPLRPSLVVGVHEERPVLVERLDRRVDAMWAEGLLDEAQALAAEGLAAGPTASRAIGYAQALAQLNGELSEAEAIASTQALTRRYARRQVSWFKRLPDVHWVSSAESSDPEVMRRLLEAWAELRAA; translated from the coding sequence ATGACCGCTCGCACGCCCCCGCCGCTCATCGCGGTGGTCGGTGCGACAGGCACGGGCAAAAGCGCGCTCGCGCTGGCGCTTGCCGAGGCACTTGCCGACGCGGAGGCGCTCGGCGCTGAGGTCATCAACGCCGACGCCATGCAGCTCTACCGCGGCATGGACATCGGCACCGCGAAGCTTCCCGTGAGCGAGCGCCGGGGCATCCCGCACCACCTCTTCGACGTGCTGCAGGTGCGAGAGGAAGCGACGGTCGCCGCGTACCAGCCGGCAGCCCGCGCCGCAGCCGACGAGATCGGGGAGCGCGGAAACGTGCCGATCCTGGTGGGCGGGAGCGGCCTCTACGTGAACTCAGCCCTGTACGACTTCCGTTTTCCGGGCGCGGACCCCGTGGTGCGCGCCCGACTCGAGGCTGACCTCATCGAGCGCGGACTCCGCGCGCTGGTCGACCGCTTGCGCGCGCTCGATCCCGCTGCGGAAACGACCGTCGACCTGCAGAACTCCCGCCGCGTCGTGCGCGCGCTCGAGGTGCTGGAAGTGACCGGGCATCCGATCGCCGAATCCTTGCCCGAGGCGCCCGTGCCATTGCGGCCGAGTCTCGTGGTCGGCGTGCACGAGGAGCGCCCGGTGCTCGTCGAGCGGCTCGACCGCCGCGTCGACGCGATGTGGGCCGAGGGACTGCTCGACGAGGCGCAGGCGCTTGCCGCCGAGGGGCTCGCAGCGGGCCCGACCGCATCGCGCGCGATCGGCTATGCGCAGGCGCTCGCACAATTGAACGGTGAGCTCAGCGAGGCGGAGGCCATCGCCTCGACGCAGGCGCTCACCCGCCGCTACGCGCGTCGCCAGGTGAGCTGGTTCAAGCGGCTCCCCGACGTGCACTGGGTGTCGAGCGCCGAAAGCTCCGACCCTGAGGTGATGCGGCGGCTGCTGGAGGCGTGGGCTGAGCTCCGCGCGGCCTAG